The genomic stretch aatttgctgtgtatactGTATGCTTTTATTGGACAGGGATGACatatgtataaacaaatactgTCCTGAAACAAGTCattttgaacagggctgtttatacATGGGGAGaacagtgttgttttatttttgtggtattttggccaGATTATGGCACATATGTTTCTTTCAGACCCCAGAATTTGTTAACAGGTGGAAATGGGGTAAAATATATCCCCTTTAATTTATATCCttgaaacacacactaaacctGTGCTTTTTGGCTATAAGATACAGACCCCATGAAGACCAACATGGAAATAAGACCAACAAGGGTCAACAGAAATCCAGAGGAGTATCCTAGGGAGCATTGACTGACCAGGGACATACAAAGATTATCATTACTGGGTTTGCTTGGTATAATTAGAATTAGTTCATAAAAAATCATCATCATTGGCACAGGTCCCTTACAAGTATAGCCATCTCTCCAACTTCCATCACATATGCATTTTCTGCAATCTTGAATATGATGTAGTTAATTTCAGTATTGTGAAGGTGTCGCTGAAAAAGACCTCTACACCGACAGCATTCTTTCGTTGCAAAATATTCaggtttattacaatgaaaagaacagcatcttaacAAGCCCCAATGGACAGCTTGCTGAGAAGTTAGCCAATATCTTCTGACATGTTAACTGCAGGTATAGCTTATATAGGTTGGTCAGTGTCAACATATGGTGAATACTATGtcttttgtttacttcatttcctGTCCTGGTAAAAAGAGATAACTTGTAAGGACATCCTATCTTGCTACCTCCAGGAAAGCTTACCCAACATCccattcacacagagacaaaacccCCGTATAGGCAAAAATTTAAGAACAATGGGTCGTCCTATGTACTGCACCCACTTAATAACATATGCCTATGTAGACATTAAATTCTACTTCATTTTAATATACTTCAATTACaacaaaattattaataaaagtcCTTCATACTACCTCACTGTGAAATAACCAGGCAATGGGTACAGAGAGGACCATCCTCAGTTCtttagttctctttcttcttttaaaaatgtgctgGTCATACACTCAAAACAGTTAAACGAGCACTTCTtgcaaaaaaaatcaaagtCTTACCTGGAATAGGTCAAGTCTGTATGGCAGCTTGTTGTGTATGTATATTATTCAGCATTAATAGTCCCTGTACCGATGTGCAATTCACTCATGTGTACTACACAAGTGCACTAACACCCCATACCATCACAGATGCTGTCTTTGGAACTGTGCACTTATAAGTTGAATGTTCCTCCTCTTTAGCCTATAGCCTATGTGGTGGTGGGGTTTGTATGGGTTACTTTCAACTACAGAATTGTGTCTGGGTTTAATGCTGGGACACCTGAGGGCCCAAAGATTACAGCAAGCCAGTACTGGTTTTGGGCCTTGTACCAtgcatatagagatttctctggattctctgGTTCATTATTATGCCTAAACAGTCTATCATAGGGTGGGGAGCCCTTCATTACctttacttctgaaagagtTAGCATTcaatttttcattgtttatttttcaaaaacaatacatttggaatattgcttttaaattatttgaatatCAAAATATTCTGTTCTTATTTACATACCACACAATGTTTGCACAGTATGTCATTGGGATTTAGCTGAAATATAACTACATCTATCATGAATCAGTATACAAAACTATATAATTTTCATATTTGCCCTGTTTTGTGTCTCTCCTGgtctgcttttttatttgtccagAGTCTTCTAGTTGTTTGCACATGGCTGAATTTTTCTTTTTGATCTCTCATATCTCTGCCTTTGCCCCACCTTGTCTTCAGTGTTCCCAtctcctttgtggtcctgccctctcgttatcttTCCCAgttgttccttgtctgtggtctTGTGTCTATATAACATCTTGggttctgtgtttttgtttatttttttggtctgggcttgtgtgtgtgtgtgtgagcatttgCTTCTCTCCACATCGTtgttttttgattgtttttgtCAAGCTTTCTAGTCTGTGGTTTCTGTGTCCAGCTTTTGTTTAGTTTCTGATTACGtgttgtgtttggttttgtttgttttaataaaatcaaTTACTCTCACTTATGTCCTTCTCCTCATCTCTGCAAACCATCAGAGTAATTTAAAACATATGCATATTTGCATAGAATTAATAATTATTCCAGATTAGAACAATAAAGTAGTTTATTTGAGTAGAACTTATCACCCATTAGTACTATTAGTAGTGTAATAAGAATGGTCATTCAAATGTAATTCAAATGTAATTGAAGATGTTTAAAAAAGCACTGAATCAAACATATAATTTACCTtatattaaacttaaataacttaatatattatatacCTTGTAGGTTGCAGCAAGTTGCCCCAAAATCATACATTAtctattaaaatacattgtttaCAATTTTAACACAAAAACAGTAAAACGCAAGAAGAGCAACCtactttaatgtatttaaaatgtgtattagtaGAAAAGCCTTAAATTATGAAATTCAAATAGTGTTAAAAAAGTGCTCAGAAACAAAACTTAAATTAGTATATTAAGTAAGCTTAAATTGTCTGAAATTTGTCCCAAAATTATGCacaaaaatgtttgaaattgtaaCACTAAAACTGCAACACACaaccctcacacattcattcacatgctCACATTTTGGTACGCTTATACGTTAacctgtgattttttttatttggttaaAAGTAGTGTCTATAACCTTGTAGACATACAGTGTATGTCCAGTAATGCATATTATAATATGATGCTGTAATTTGATTCTTAAGCTTACAGCTTTCAGTGAATTGAAATGAAACTAGCCTCATGTATAATGTTTGCAAATCTCATCTCCTTATTCATCATCGTCAGCATAAACCTGATCCTCTACATAATCATTGGCAAACATAATGATATTTGTTACTGCCATCAGAATCAAGACATCCAGACAAATGTCATTGTTGACCTCCTCACTGTAGTTCTTTACAGGGAAGATACAGTTCATTGGGACGCCCAGTTTGTTACTGCACTCTTGCATCTgtaggacaaaaaaaaacattactcatagctgccctctaaaggtatTTTAGCACTACATAAAACGTTATGTGAGTTGTAAGTGAGAACAGACACAAAGCATGTTGAAACTGGTTATGGACAACACCTATCACAGTGAAGACACAACAAACTTAATATAGAAAATCATCATTAAAGTATGTAAACATTGTTGGAAAGTTTCTTTTgtcataaacatattttttaaaaaataaaactttttaatgaggaaaaatccttttttaaaaaattaatgagTCTTTTTTCCCATCTATATGATTATAATTTAAGAGTACTGCAACTGGATGATAAAATTTTTACAAATGCTTTccatgtaaaaagatttaatttaaagtaaatatccacaaaaatgtagatacgtgttttttaattggacagtgaatatttttattgtttttttaaaagccaAAAAAGACAAACCTTCTCTTTGATCTTCCTACTTGTGTAGATTTTTTTGATGTCATTGCTCACTTGTTGGCATGCTTTATCCACCATGGGTATGATGACAACTTGTGGTATATCTGTAAAACAGCATACAAAATGTGGTTGTTATGCAAAGTTCTATTTTCACCTTTTCCTACACCTTTACTGTTCACTACACAGAAAAGTACAGACTCACCCAAATTACGAGCCTTTTCCCGAACAGTTCTCATCTTCTGTATAACATCATTAGATATTAAGGAGATTGTGTCTGCAGGCAGAACACTCACAAGGCAGTGAAACCTGTCATTCAACATGGGGTTGATGTTGTAGTGTTCACTTTCTTTTGTAATTGGACAAACAGGGTTGAACTGAAAGAACAAGAACCAAAGTGTTTTTATACAGCATGCTGTATCCATGTAACTTAAAATGGGCAATCACCCATATAGCTTTTTCAAAACAACAAGATAGTGTCTTGATCAACCCtaagaaacacaccttatataatcagctttgtaagtcttgaatgtctgaatgcgtctgtgagctccgtataccgttagaaagcgcagatcctaccgtttctaaaaatagcgctcttatcgcggtgctgtgaagcctctgggagtaatccagtgtgaaaaaccacctaaaaatcaaggtgctccttcaaaatttgtgtgtcatgttcgtcatgaaagattctaatgatattcgctataatcagaaataaagacgctgcaaaggaacaagaaagacggcgtttactttcagtttcgttttgactgaAATGACCTCATCTCatgctgtctctgggcagaaaactatgagtcatcagcaaaaacatattcctattatttatttataggttttcaaggtttttgtaggtttcacatcaaataataatgcattagatcaacaaatataaactaaaaagcttaaataattctttattgtgtatttttatctttaatagctATATACATAGGGTTCATAGGGCTACATTAgccattttcttttgtttgctcTCTATTTTTTATGCAGACATGGTATAAtggaaacattttaaaagtatcTAACTTCAGCCAAGTTGTAGTTCCAGACACAACAGCCTGGAAAAAAGAGCAAATATGATTAATGGCAATTATCTGTACatgatgaaaaacaaaaacttaaataacagtGTATACCGATCCAGTTCATAGCCATTAACAAAAAGTATCACCAACACCAAAGATGGTCACATAAatatattctcctagaaaggttagaaaacatggttggaattacaGGGACATCCCTATCATGattcttacttaacggaacattACAACTTTGTAAAAGTGAATGATTTATCTTCCAATTATTCTAAAgcaagatttggaattccacaaggctccattttaggaccattCTATTATCACCAATTTTAGGGCATTCTCTATTAATCTGAAAAACCCCTTCATGCTTCACCCTTTAATAATGCAAAAGATTCTTCAAGCACTcaaggttctatatagaaccatatcctttaataaagaatgtTGCTTATGCACAGGAAGTGTTAGCCATTCTCAAGGCCTTTGTCAGTGGTGTAACACATGGTTGCTGTTTAACACCACATTCCTTAGAGTATTGCAGTCGGCTAGTGGTGTGTAACAGCAGGTGGATAATAAATTGCTTATGATGACAGAtgatttgtattgtgtattAACTTCAGTATTTATTTACTAATATGGTAGAAGATTTTCATTaaatggccagtgtgtggaagtataTGAATTTAGCATTTAATTagtacactttaaaaaaaaatctatgctGACAGAATGCTAAATTATTgagaatattttttatacacTTACCATGTAACCATTTTTCACATGACCTTCTAATATGCTAATAATGTCCTCTGTGTGCAAACCATCTGAAACCCTTTGTTCCAGACCCATTACATCAGAGAAGACAAATGGATAGAAAGATCCTGGGCCATCTTTCTTCAGCTTATAAATTGTGAACTAGACATAAAACATAGAAATAACTTCTTAAAGAAATGCAGAATTATATAGTATATACATCTCAACTTCAAGATTATaaccacatatatatatatatatatatatatatatatatatatatatatatatatatatatatatatatatataactacacTGTAGtatatctgttgctctgcatgctttgtttgccccctttcttTAATATTCAGGACCCCAgaccagagcaggtatgatcattctcagccctgcagtgattgatgtggtagtggtgtgtttgtgcatgtgctGGTAaaaggggatcagacacagtaaggctgcttgagttttttaacccctcagtgtcactgctggactgggaatagtccaccaaccaaagatattcagccaacagcgtcctgtgtctgTTAATAAAAGACTACAGGACGACCAACTCAAACTGTCcagtaacagatgagctactctctctgactttacatctacaaggtggaccaacaaagtaGGTGTGTCTTACagggtggacagtgagtggacacagtgtttaaaaactgcagcagcactgctgtgtctgatctacttataacagcacaatacacattaacacaccaccaccatgtctaTGCCACTGCTGCAGTGAGAATGTTCAACtgtccaaatcatacctgctctgtggtgttcctGACCCTCGAAGCAACAGAGTGcatacaaagtatgcagaacaacacatTTTgatacatttctctctctcatatatatatatattattttataaatttttgTATCCTTGGTTCTACCTTCTTCGTGAAACTTTTACCAGCAGTTGAACTAGCCAATGCAATCGTTGAGAGGTGGCCTTGTAGGGCAGTGTT from Hoplias malabaricus isolate fHopMal1 chromosome 2, fHopMal1.hap1, whole genome shotgun sequence encodes the following:
- the LOC136687120 gene encoding interferon-induced protein 44-like, which codes for MPRCKNSFWHFLDKNGLCPKCEKKAYDANLAPAQTTTSFTSLTHPEFQNPWREVTWSDANKKQILCKLKNFKLMTSEVTSLKILLHGPVGTGKSSFINSINTALQGHLSTIALASSTAGKSFTKKFTIYKLKKDGPGSFYPFVFSDVMGLEQRVSDGLHTEDIISILEGHVKNGYMFNPVCPITKESEHYNINPMLNDRFHCLVSVLPADTISLISNDVIQKMRTVREKARNLDIPQVVIIPMVDKACQQVSNDIKKIYTSRKIKEKMQECSNKLGVPMNCIFPVKNYSEEVNNDICLDVLILMAVTNIIMFANDYVEDQVYADDDE